The Malus domestica chromosome 13, GDT2T_hap1 genome includes a window with the following:
- the LOC103452866 gene encoding RING-H2 finger protein ATL2 gives MDRRPHADHLDASPMQPYNGYELSGKIMLSAIVILFFVVVLMLCLHLYARWYLLRARRLHVRRNRRNRRTHIVFHEDAAALSAVPTRSLDASTLNSLPVFVYSSKSSQMEQFRQQPILECAVCLSEFEDDETGRLLPKCKHSFHIECIDMWFQSHSTCPLCRAPVEPGPESETRADVVLNVCEPDEPGPSSYLCSECCNSETASSGARRKPSNIVIPRRNESLGKGDGSGCGESPAGQSFRSPMSRMLSFRTMLSREKRNGGVSPSGGNGGSSSSVAGSDIELGGRQGTSECTRRE, from the coding sequence ATGGACCGCCGCCCGCACGCCGACCATCTCGACGCCTCCCCGATGCAGCCCTACAACGGCTACGAGCTCAGCGGCAAGATCATGCTCAGCGCCATCGTCATCCTCTTCTTCGTCGTCGTCCTCATGCTCTGCCTCCACCTCTACGCGCGTTGGTACCTCCTCCGCGCCCGCCGCCTCCATGTCCGCCGCAATCGCCGGAACCGCCGCACCCATATTGTCTTTCACGAGGACGCGGCCGCCCTCTCCGCCGTCCCCACCCGCAGCCTTGACGCCTCCACCCTTAATTCCCTCCCTGTATTCGTTTACTCGTCCAAATCGAGTCAAATGGAGCAGTTTCGGCAGCAGCCCATTTTGGAGTGCGCCGTCTGCTTGTCGGAATTCGAGGACGACGAAACGGGGCGTTTGCTTCCCAAGTGTAAGCACAGCTTCCATATCGAGTGTATTGATATGTGGTTCCAATCTCACTCCACGTGTCCCCTCTGCCGGGCACCCGTGGAACCGGGCCCGGAGTCCGAAACCCGGGCCGACGTGGTTCTGAATGTCTGCGAACCGGACGAGCCGGGTCCGAGCTCCTATTTGTGCTCGGAGTGTTGTAATTCCGAGACGGCGTCGTCTGGGGCGCGGAGAAAGCCGTCGAACATCGTGATTCCGAGAAGGAACGAGAGTTTGGGGAAGGGGGACGGCTCGGGATGTGGCGAATCGCCGGCCGGTCAATCATTTAGGTCTCCGATGAGTCGGATGTTGTCGTTTAGGACAATGCTAAGTAGGGAAAAACGGAACGGCGGCGTTTCGCCTTCGGGAGGAAACGGGGGGAGTTCCAGTTCGGTGGCGGGGTCGGATATCGAACTCGGTGGACGACAAGGGACCAGCGAGTGCACTCGGAGAGAGTAA